A portion of the Pseudomonas sp. PSE14 genome contains these proteins:
- a CDS encoding DUF2809 domain-containing protein, translating to MRLRFHLPSALFALLWFAVLVWLATAGAHLGWLRGFGGDVLAVIWLYCLLRAALDTPAHWLASAALTCGLLIEFGQFLAATLHWQIGNRALRIVLGATPDWLDVLAYCIGFVLILAVRRTRLTVKPAGN from the coding sequence ATGCGTTTGCGCTTCCATCTGCCCAGCGCGCTCTTCGCGCTGCTCTGGTTCGCCGTGCTGGTCTGGCTGGCCACGGCCGGTGCTCATCTCGGCTGGCTGCGCGGCTTCGGCGGCGACGTGCTGGCGGTTATCTGGCTGTACTGCCTGCTGCGCGCCGCGCTGGACACGCCCGCACACTGGCTGGCCAGCGCGGCGCTTACCTGTGGGTTGCTGATCGAGTTCGGCCAGTTTCTGGCGGCGACGCTGCACTGGCAGATCGGCAATCGCGCGCTGCGTATCGTGCTGGGCGCAACGCCGGACTGGCTGGATGTGCTGGCCTACTGCATCGGCTTCGTCCTGATCCTCGCGGTGCGCCGGACGCGCCTGACCGTCAAGCCAGCGGGGAACTGA
- a CDS encoding copper chaperone PCu(A)C gives MRKTLLAFAVLLGFSGAAMAHEYEAGNLHIDHPWSLLLPANSVNGAAYFVVENHGKEADRLLGADTERAASAEIHQHVEKDGMMKMQKVEGVDVPAGGKLVFAPGQYHLMLFGLKKPLADGERFPLTLHFQQAGDVKVEVAVQKEAPKETGGTDMGHDMHGMKMD, from the coding sequence ATGCGTAAAACCCTGCTCGCTTTCGCTGTCCTGCTGGGCTTCTCCGGCGCCGCCATGGCCCACGAATACGAGGCCGGCAACCTGCACATCGACCACCCATGGTCGCTGCTGCTGCCGGCCAATTCGGTGAACGGCGCCGCCTACTTCGTCGTGGAAAACCACGGCAAGGAAGCCGACCGCCTGCTCGGCGCCGACACCGAGCGCGCCGCCAGCGCCGAGATCCACCAGCACGTGGAGAAGGACGGCATGATGAAGATGCAGAAGGTCGAGGGCGTGGACGTCCCCGCTGGCGGCAAGCTGGTCTTCGCACCCGGCCAGTACCACCTGATGCTGTTCGGCCTGAAGAAGCCGCTGGCCGATGGCGAGCGCTTCCCGCTGACCCTGCACTTCCAGCAGGCCGGCGACGTGAAGGTCGAGGTCGCCGTGCAGAAGGAAGCTCCCAAAGAAACCGGCGGCACCGACATGGGCCACGACATGCACGGCATGAAGATGGACTGA
- a CDS encoding PepSY domain-containing protein, translating to MQKKPFDFYNLAWRWHFYAGLFVAPFMILLSITGIIYLFKPQLDPLMYSDLLQVKPGEVRLSADEQLMHLHHQNPQLQVSQYLPAPAADRSAQFVAQLDGREVNAFVDPYSGKLLGLQDAKSNLQAMARALHGELMIGTVGDRLIELAAGWGIVLVVSGLYLWWPRKRSLRVLLWPDLSRRGRALWREVHVVVGFWGSLLMLFMLLTGMTWTGFWGKSFADVWNRFPAAMWNEVPKSDLEARTLNEAHRQTIPWAMENTPMPMSGGAHAEHMAHGSGGMAMPQISLQQVVDSADQAGVTPGYAIALPKGAEGVFTVSVFADDSRNDATLHIDQYTGKVLADVRWKDYGLVAKGVESGVMLHEGKMFGLFNQLLMLGVCLMILLSAVSGLWIWWKRRPQGRLGVPPMPHALPVWKGGVVIMLILGVAFPLVGASLLLVWALDWAVLSRFKPRSPALG from the coding sequence ATGCAGAAGAAACCATTCGATTTCTACAACCTGGCCTGGCGCTGGCACTTCTACGCTGGGCTGTTCGTCGCGCCCTTCATGATCCTGCTGTCGATCACCGGGATCATCTACCTGTTCAAGCCGCAGCTCGACCCGCTGATGTACAGCGACCTGCTGCAGGTGAAACCGGGCGAAGTGCGGCTGTCCGCCGACGAGCAACTGATGCACCTGCATCACCAGAACCCGCAGCTGCAGGTCAGTCAGTACCTGCCGGCACCGGCGGCCGATCGCAGCGCGCAGTTCGTTGCCCAGCTCGACGGGCGCGAGGTGAACGCCTTCGTTGATCCTTATAGCGGCAAGCTGCTCGGCCTGCAGGATGCCAAATCCAACCTGCAGGCCATGGCCCGCGCGCTGCACGGCGAGCTGATGATCGGCACCGTGGGTGACCGGCTGATCGAGCTGGCCGCCGGCTGGGGCATCGTGCTGGTGGTGTCTGGCCTGTACCTGTGGTGGCCGCGCAAGCGTTCGCTGCGCGTGCTGCTCTGGCCGGACCTGTCGCGTCGTGGTCGCGCGCTGTGGCGGGAAGTCCACGTGGTGGTCGGTTTCTGGGGCTCGCTGCTGATGCTGTTCATGCTGCTCACCGGCATGACCTGGACCGGCTTCTGGGGCAAATCCTTCGCCGACGTTTGGAATCGCTTCCCGGCGGCCATGTGGAACGAGGTGCCCAAGTCGGACCTGGAGGCGCGCACGCTCAACGAGGCGCACCGCCAGACCATCCCCTGGGCCATGGAAAACACGCCGATGCCGATGTCCGGTGGCGCCCACGCCGAGCACATGGCCCACGGCTCCGGCGGCATGGCCATGCCGCAGATCAGTTTGCAGCAGGTGGTCGATAGCGCCGACCAGGCCGGCGTGACACCGGGCTATGCCATCGCGTTGCCCAAGGGGGCGGAAGGCGTGTTCACCGTTTCGGTGTTCGCCGACGACTCGCGCAACGACGCCACCCTGCATATCGACCAGTACACCGGCAAGGTTCTCGCCGACGTGCGCTGGAAGGACTACGGGCTGGTGGCCAAGGGCGTCGAATCCGGCGTGATGCTGCACGAAGGCAAGATGTTCGGCCTGTTCAACCAGCTGCTCATGCTCGGCGTCTGCCTGATGATCCTGCTCAGCGCCGTCAGCGGCCTGTGGATCTGGTGGAAGCGTCGCCCTCAGGGCCGCCTCGGCGTGCCACCGATGCCCCACGCGCTGCCGGTGTGGAAGGGCGGCGTGGTGATCATGCTCATCCTCGGCGTCGCCTTCCCGCTGGTGGGAGCCTCGCTGCTGCTGGTATGGGCGCTGGATTGGGCCGTGCTGTCGCGCTTCAAACCGCGCAGCCCGGCACTGGGTTGA
- a CDS encoding DUF6491 family protein: protein MRSVHGAVLLAAISLLSACSQSGLHDDELPLDRHLDKLGLRQGEAVKSIPVWDTADWEYLDKGHIILGQSPGRRYLVVFSARCNNLAFSNRLNISNTVGSVTTLDRIISVDSAGIPEPCQIGQLYELERVPRKPQHEGGY, encoded by the coding sequence ATGCGCAGCGTACACGGTGCCGTCCTGCTGGCGGCTATTTCACTGCTGAGCGCCTGCAGCCAGTCCGGCCTGCATGATGACGAACTCCCGCTGGACCGGCACCTGGACAAACTCGGCCTGCGCCAGGGCGAGGCGGTGAAGTCGATCCCGGTATGGGATACCGCGGACTGGGAATACCTCGACAAGGGCCACATCATCCTTGGCCAATCGCCGGGGCGGCGTTACCTGGTGGTCTTTTCCGCGCGGTGCAACAACCTGGCGTTCAGCAATCGGTTGAATATCAGCAACACGGTGGGGTCGGTCACGACGCTCGACCGCATCATCTCGGTCGACTCGGCGGGCATCCCCGAGCCTTGCCAGATCGGCCAGCTCTACGAACTGGAGCGTGTGCCCAGGAAGCCGCAGCACGAGGGCGGCTATTGA